TGGTCAGTGTGCATCACCGAATTTGCACCAAACCCGGCGACCCCTTTTAAAACGGTTGCCCCGGCAAAGCCCTGCTTTCTCAACAACTCGAGTAACGCCCTGTATAGAGGTTCCCCCTTGTGACGGTCAGCTTCACTAATAAAGATCCGCATCAGCGTTTTTTCTCCCGCAAAACCAGTCATAGAGCAAACTCCTTTATATCTGGCGAGCCAGCATCATTCCAGCTGCAGCAAAAACAAGACAAAGCAGGACGTTCAATATCACATTGGTACCTGCCTGTATGAAACTCCCCTCTTCGATCAACTTTAAGGTCTCAAAAGAAAATGTGGAAAAGGTCGTAAACCCACCCATAAAACCGATGGTTAAACCAACCCTGAGACCTGAAGGGATCAAAGTGCTTCGCAGACCGAAGGTCATCAAAAATCCAAGAAGAAAAGACCCCCCGATATTAACCACAAGGGTCCCATAAGGCAAAGCTCGTCCTAAAACCTGATAAGTCCAGCCCGAGACGAGATAGCGTGTTACGCAACCAAAACCACCAAATAAGCCGATCAGCAACAACTGCATATCATTATCCCAACAATTTCCTGAATTTAAATAAGAATGTATTATCAAGCGATTCCTCACCATCTGTCAAACGACAATCACGCTTCACCCAGAGTCCAAAATATGCTCCATGAAGAGTCATCCTTTTTCGTCCTTGCTCCAATATCAACCTCGGCCTATACTGTAGCCGTATCATTGATCGACTCTCTGCCCGGCAGGTGAGGTCAGAACGCCCACGCGGAATAGCTGTTATAACGGGAATTCCTTGCATCGTCTGGTGTGCCAGCCCGCCTTGAGCGGGACGCCTGAAAGATGAGCAGGAGAACCCACCTTTTTGGTACTCGTAGTGAGGCCCAAGACCCACGGCTGAGTGGAGAGTCCTTTCATGGTTACATTGCATCCTTCGATTTGAAGGATGCTTTTTTTTGGGGATCCAGATAGATTCTCACGCCGCCCAGAAATACCAATAAAGTCTATTAAAACTTCGCTCTCCCATGTTAAACTTCGCCGCGCTTCCAACCATCACACCCCAAAGGAACTCCGGTGAATACCGAAATTGACAATAACCAGGACCAACCCACCATCGTCACCCTTGATGGTCGACAAATCATTCTGATTGGCACCGCGCATATTTCACAGGAATCAGTTGATACAGTCATCCGTTCTATCGATGAGCATCGCCCCGATACTGTCTGTGTAGAGCTTGATGCGCAGCGCTACCAGGCCCTGACCAATCAAAAAGGCTGGGAATCGCTCAACATCAAAGAAGTCATAAAAAAAGGACAAATGCCTTTTTTGCTCGCCAATTTGGCGCTATCAAGCTACCAGAAAAAGATGGGACTGCAAACCGGGGTCAAGCCTGGGGCGGAACTTGCGGCAGCAGCACAAACGGCTGAAGAACGTGGCATGCAAATCGAGTTGGTCGATAGAAACATCCGCACAACTTTATTGCGCACCTGGCGCAAGGCTGGATACTGGAACAAAATGAAGGTACTTGCCGCCCTGATCGGCAGCCTGTTCGAAAAGCAGGAACTTGACGAGGCTCAACTGGCCGAACTACGTAAGGGCGACACTTTGTCACAAATGCTTGAGGAGATGGGCAAACTACTGCCATCAGTCAAGGCCATCCTGGTGGATGAGCGCGACACCTATATGGCCTACCATATTCGCAATGCGCCAGGAGAAAAGATTGTTGCAGTTGTAGGCGCCGCCCACCTGCCAGGAATCATAAAAAATTTACAGCTCGAAATTTCAGCCGAAACAATACACGAAATCGGCTCAATTCCACCAAAAACCAAATTATCGAAGGCCCTCCCATGGCTGATTCCAGCGGCTGTCATTGCCCTTTTTATCGGTGGGTTTATCTACGGCGACCACCAGAAACTGGCTGACGCCGCTATCGCCTGGGTTCTTGCTCACGGCCTGCTCTCGGCAGTAGGCGCCCTGATCGCCATGGGCCATCCAGTGACCATCATCTCAGCCTTTGTCGCCGCACCAATCACAGCGCTGAACCCAACCATCGGTGCCGGCTTCGTTACCGCTTTCGTGCAGGCCTTTGTCGCTCCCCCAACAGTACGCGATATGGAACATATCGGCGACGACCTGACCACATTTAAAGGCTGGTGGAGTAACCGCTTGGCGCGCATCATGCTGGTATTTTTTTTCTCTTCACTTGGCTCGGCCGCCGGCACATTTGTCGCGCTCGGCTGGCTGAAGAATCTAGTCTAGTCTCATCCCAAAGGCACAAAAGCCGTGGCCCCCACAATAATCAACTGAAGGAACCACGGCTTTTTTATCTAACAACCAAAAGCGCTCAATAACGGGCGTCAGCGAACTCCACCCAGCCACCGGCTTCAACCAGTGCCTTGTCAAACGGACTGATCTCGAAGTCTAAGTCGAGACTTTTACTCCCGACTGAAGCGTTAATCTTTTGCCCAGGCAGATCGACATTAACCTGGATATCTCCTGCCGATTCAAGCGCTAAAATCTGCTCAATATCTTCCTTTGGCAGTTCAATCGCCAACATCCCGCAGTTAAACATGTTCTGACGAAAAATTCGTGCGTAGCTCTCGGCAATGACCGTAT
Above is a genomic segment from Geopsychrobacter electrodiphilus DSM 16401 containing:
- a CDS encoding DUF190 domain-containing protein, whose protein sequence is MTGFAGEKTLMRIFISEADRHKGEPLYRALLELLRKQGFAGATVLKGVAGFGANSVMHTDQLLRLSAELPLVIEVVDDEEKIQQIIPQFDTLMLGGMITLEKARVIRYRPSK
- the crcB gene encoding fluoride efflux transporter CrcB → MQLLLIGLFGGFGCVTRYLVSGWTYQVLGRALPYGTLVVNIGGSFLLGFLMTFGLRSTLIPSGLRVGLTIGFMGGFTTFSTFSFETLKLIEEGSFIQAGTNVILNVLLCLVFAAAGMMLARQI
- the leuD gene encoding 3-isopropylmalate dehydratase small subunit, which codes for MSSKKIFGGLAIVLDRADINTDEIIPAKYLTEVTKEALTPFILEDLKLDGFDPNGEKLKNATVIITRENFGCGSSREHAPWVFEVNGVHTVIAESYARIFRQNMFNCGMLAIELPKEDIEQILALESAGDIQVNVDLPGQKINASVGSKSLDLDFEISPFDKALVEAGGWVEFADARY
- a CDS encoding TraB/GumN family protein; translated protein: MNTEIDNNQDQPTIVTLDGRQIILIGTAHISQESVDTVIRSIDEHRPDTVCVELDAQRYQALTNQKGWESLNIKEVIKKGQMPFLLANLALSSYQKKMGLQTGVKPGAELAAAAQTAEERGMQIELVDRNIRTTLLRTWRKAGYWNKMKVLAALIGSLFEKQELDEAQLAELRKGDTLSQMLEEMGKLLPSVKAILVDERDTYMAYHIRNAPGEKIVAVVGAAHLPGIIKNLQLEISAETIHEIGSIPPKTKLSKALPWLIPAAVIALFIGGFIYGDHQKLADAAIAWVLAHGLLSAVGALIAMGHPVTIISAFVAAPITALNPTIGAGFVTAFVQAFVAPPTVRDMEHIGDDLTTFKGWWSNRLARIMLVFFFSSLGSAAGTFVALGWLKNLV